The Allocatelliglobosispora scoriae genome contains a region encoding:
- a CDS encoding coiled-coil domain-containing protein, whose translation MTLSPLSRRWLTLATAILAALYLAVALPDPASAEPDDEGHSPVLTKNLESAARGYLEAEAALESSQKKQKEITARLAEVEKELGPLRAEIAEVATIAYQNGRLGTLGAMLAAGSPDDFLNRAMLIETMAQRENGTLASLMRVQADIAGSKSAIDAEVKTQAAQVAEMSKRKKAAELALGKTGGTRVYGLIDPKSPAAKPAPRNSDGSWPKESCTVNDPTTSHCITPRTAWAYNQTKAAVDSSGKKMFTHYVSCYRPSGSGEHPKGRACDWAAATNGFENKDATGADRLYGDKLASFYIKNASRLGVMYVIWYRRIWMPGLGWRAYSGKGGPAGTHTNHVHLSML comes from the coding sequence GTGACGCTGTCGCCACTCTCGCGGCGCTGGTTGACCTTAGCCACCGCTATTCTCGCTGCCCTCTACCTGGCGGTCGCGCTCCCCGATCCGGCGAGCGCCGAACCCGACGACGAGGGTCACTCGCCGGTGCTCACGAAGAACCTCGAGTCCGCCGCTCGCGGATACCTCGAGGCCGAAGCGGCGCTGGAGAGCTCGCAGAAGAAGCAGAAGGAGATCACGGCCAGGCTCGCCGAGGTGGAGAAGGAACTCGGGCCGTTGCGCGCCGAGATCGCCGAAGTCGCCACCATCGCCTACCAGAACGGTCGACTCGGCACCCTCGGGGCGATGCTCGCCGCAGGCTCGCCCGACGACTTCCTCAACCGCGCCATGCTGATCGAGACGATGGCCCAGCGGGAGAACGGCACCCTCGCCAGCCTCATGCGGGTCCAGGCCGACATCGCCGGCTCCAAGTCGGCGATCGACGCCGAGGTGAAGACCCAGGCCGCGCAGGTCGCCGAGATGTCCAAGCGGAAGAAGGCGGCCGAGCTGGCGCTGGGCAAGACCGGCGGGACCAGGGTCTACGGCCTGATCGACCCCAAGTCGCCCGCCGCGAAGCCGGCCCCGCGCAACTCCGACGGCAGCTGGCCCAAGGAGAGCTGCACGGTCAACGACCCGACGACGTCGCACTGCATCACGCCGCGGACCGCGTGGGCATACAACCAGACCAAGGCCGCGGTCGACTCGTCGGGCAAGAAGATGTTCACGCACTACGTCTCCTGCTACCGACCGAGCGGATCCGGGGAGCACCCGAAGGGCCGCGCCTGCGACTGGGCGGCGGCGACGAACGGCTTCGAGAACAAGGACGCCACCGGGGCCGATCGGCTCTACGGGGACAAGCTGGCGTCGTTCTACATCAAGAACGCCAGTCGGCTGGGCGTGATGTATGTGATCTGGTACAGGCGGATCTGGATGCCCGGGCTCGGGTGGCGCGCCTACAGCGGCAAGGGCGGGCCCGCGGGGACGCACACGAATCACGTGCACCTGTCGATGCTCTAG
- a CDS encoding PadR family transcriptional regulator: MAKRRTVANPLALAVLAEMLVEPLHPYEMGRRLKEHGKDRNIKYNRSSLYMVVEQLVKAGFISQQETVRDTQRPERTVYAITDDGRREFFDWMRELVATPQQAYPPFGVALSLLSVLPPAEAGELLTARLAALGAEIDAIRAGITAATGDGLAWVFLVEEEYALALLEAEHRFVTGLISSLQEPDYVRAWHEIFGSMT, encoded by the coding sequence GTGGCGAAGAGGCGCACCGTGGCCAATCCGCTCGCGCTGGCGGTCCTGGCGGAGATGCTCGTCGAGCCGTTGCACCCCTATGAGATGGGGCGGCGGCTCAAGGAGCACGGCAAGGATCGCAACATCAAATACAACCGCAGCTCGCTCTACATGGTGGTGGAGCAGCTGGTCAAAGCCGGTTTCATCAGCCAGCAGGAGACCGTGCGGGACACCCAGCGGCCGGAGCGCACCGTCTATGCGATCACGGATGACGGGCGTCGCGAGTTCTTCGACTGGATGCGGGAGCTGGTGGCGACGCCTCAGCAGGCGTACCCCCCGTTTGGGGTCGCTCTGTCGCTGCTGAGCGTGCTGCCGCCGGCGGAGGCGGGCGAATTGCTCACCGCGCGCCTCGCGGCGCTCGGCGCCGAGATCGACGCGATCCGCGCGGGGATCACGGCCGCGACCGGCGACGGCCTCGCCTGGGTCTTCCTCGTCGAGGAGGAGTACGCCCTGGCGCTGCTCGAAGCCGAGCACCGCTTCGTCACCGGCCTCATCTCGTCACTCCAGGAGCCGGACTATGTCCGCGCGTGGCACGAGATATTCGGGAGCATGACATGA
- a CDS encoding FAD-dependent oxidoreductase gives MTAARTALIIGGGIAGPVTALALRRAGIEATVYEAYGSSSEGIGGILMIAPNGLDALRLLGLAEAVAEIGQPMAGMAIVDATNGKTIMSFDGLPGQPPSRTVWRSDLFRVLHDRAAAEGIPIEYGKRLVGIDESPTGVTARFADGTTASADILIGADGIRSTVRSVIDPAAPSPRYVGLQSFAGHGPAGGEPGPMHFAQGKRAFLGYWTFPDGRIGWFSNVPYAEPLTMAQARQIPAAEWLKLLREMHADDIPARDLIAPTTAEELYVFGPTEIMPSVPRWYRDRLVLVGDSAHAPSSSSGQGASLAVESAVQLARCLRDLPDLPSAFAAYERLRRPRVQKVAAFAARQNDRKASGPVARAVMGVVMPLMMKTIFTPERMFGWMHGYRIDWDETVTA, from the coding sequence ATGACTGCAGCCAGGACAGCGCTGATCATCGGTGGTGGCATCGCCGGACCGGTGACGGCGCTCGCGCTCCGCAGGGCCGGCATCGAGGCGACGGTCTACGAGGCATACGGCAGCTCGTCCGAGGGGATCGGCGGCATTCTCATGATCGCGCCGAACGGGCTCGATGCCCTCCGGCTGCTCGGGCTGGCGGAGGCGGTGGCGGAGATCGGCCAGCCGATGGCCGGAATGGCGATCGTGGACGCGACCAACGGCAAGACGATCATGAGCTTCGACGGGCTGCCGGGCCAGCCGCCGAGCCGGACGGTGTGGCGGTCCGACCTCTTCCGGGTGCTGCACGACCGCGCGGCGGCCGAGGGCATCCCGATCGAGTACGGCAAGCGGCTGGTCGGGATCGACGAGTCGCCGACGGGGGTGACCGCCCGGTTCGCCGACGGCACCACCGCGAGCGCCGACATCCTGATCGGTGCCGACGGGATCCGCTCCACGGTCCGCTCGGTGATCGACCCCGCCGCCCCGAGCCCGAGATATGTCGGCCTGCAGTCCTTCGCCGGGCACGGACCGGCGGGCGGCGAACCGGGCCCGATGCACTTCGCCCAGGGCAAACGCGCGTTCCTCGGGTACTGGACCTTCCCCGACGGGCGGATCGGGTGGTTCAGCAACGTGCCCTATGCCGAGCCGCTGACGATGGCGCAGGCCCGCCAGATTCCCGCTGCCGAGTGGCTGAAGCTGCTGCGTGAGATGCACGCCGACGACATCCCGGCCCGCGACCTGATCGCGCCGACCACCGCCGAGGAGCTCTACGTCTTCGGCCCGACCGAGATCATGCCGAGCGTGCCGCGCTGGTACCGCGACCGGCTGGTGCTCGTCGGGGACTCCGCGCACGCGCCGTCGTCGAGCTCGGGGCAGGGTGCCTCGCTCGCCGTGGAGAGCGCCGTCCAGCTCGCCCGGTGCCTGCGGGACCTGCCTGACCTGCCGAGCGCCTTCGCGGCGTACGAGCGGCTGCGCCGACCCCGGGTGCAGAAGGTCGCCGCCTTCGCCGCCCGGCAGAACGACCGCAAGGCGTCCGGGCCGGTGGCGCGGGCGGTCATGGGCGTGGTGATGCCGCTCATGATGAAGACAATCTTCACGCCGGAGCGGATGTTCGGCTGGATGCACGGTTACCGCATCGACTGGGACGAGACCGTCACCGCGTAA
- a CDS encoding helix-turn-helix domain-containing protein, with amino-acid sequence MSADTPHLTPGRRLALRRIQRGMSRRTLAELIGRSEEWLRLIETGARPLDSVQAVVRLAEVLRLRDPAELLDGFPPRQRTPIQLGTEDPWDELRTAAVEPPQAGSVATIGVDDLWHQWRFCSRRSTTLRQELPIRLAELRSAWQDRTGDEALAASLIDAYHLARSMVGGSEPGLALLVADRAVALAERDAPLRRAAAARNLAMALLQTGDYARALRLAQTVAASIGDRPPADRPELLLWGSLQSIAAKAAARRNDIENTRRLLAAAADAAARAAFDDAHHNVWFGPSDLHLTRMSTAINLGQLQEIPVLAAEAEFSDGYPPTLQAAYYVMLAYVYARRHDAAAAAMALDRVEQLCADEITDNATVTRTLHLLLQHQPVPAEIRRLARLAGIL; translated from the coding sequence GTGTCAGCTGACACACCACACCTGACTCCCGGCCGCCGCCTTGCCCTTCGAAGAATCCAACGTGGAATGTCCCGCCGCACCCTCGCCGAGCTCATCGGCCGCAGCGAGGAGTGGCTGCGCCTGATCGAGACCGGCGCGCGGCCGCTCGACAGCGTGCAGGCTGTCGTCCGGCTGGCGGAGGTGCTGCGGCTGCGCGACCCGGCCGAGCTGCTCGACGGTTTTCCGCCACGGCAGCGGACCCCGATCCAGCTCGGCACCGAGGACCCGTGGGACGAGCTGCGGACGGCGGCCGTGGAGCCGCCGCAGGCGGGATCCGTGGCGACGATCGGGGTCGACGATCTCTGGCACCAGTGGCGGTTCTGCAGCCGCCGCAGCACCACCCTTCGGCAGGAGCTGCCGATCCGGCTGGCGGAGCTGCGTTCGGCGTGGCAGGACCGGACCGGTGACGAGGCGCTCGCGGCCTCCCTCATCGACGCATACCACCTGGCCCGGTCGATGGTCGGCGGCAGCGAGCCCGGCCTCGCGCTGCTCGTCGCCGACCGAGCCGTGGCCCTCGCCGAACGCGACGCGCCGCTGCGCCGGGCCGCCGCGGCCCGCAACCTCGCCATGGCCCTGCTGCAGACCGGTGATTACGCCCGAGCGCTGCGGCTCGCCCAGACGGTCGCCGCGTCGATCGGCGACCGGCCGCCCGCCGACCGGCCGGAGCTGCTGCTCTGGGGTTCGCTGCAGAGCATCGCCGCGAAGGCCGCGGCCCGCCGCAACGACATCGAGAACACCCGGCGGCTGCTCGCGGCGGCGGCCGACGCCGCAGCGCGGGCCGCCTTTGACGACGCGCACCACAACGTCTGGTTCGGACCGTCCGACCTGCACCTCACCCGGATGAGCACGGCGATCAACCTGGGTCAGCTCCAGGAGATCCCGGTGCTCGCGGCGGAGGCCGAGTTCAGCGACGGCTACCCGCCGACGCTTCAGGCCGCCTACTACGTGATGCTCGCCTACGTCTATGCGCGGCGGCACGATGCGGCGGCTGCGGCGATGGCGCTCGACCGCGTGGAGCAGCTCTGCGCCGACGAGATCACCGACAACGCGACCGTCACGCGTACGCTCCACCTGCTGCTGCAGCACCAGCCCGTACCGGCCGAGATCCGCCGGCTCGCCCGCCTGGCCGGCATCCTGTAG
- a CDS encoding ArsR/SmtB family transcription factor has product MTGTAAATHGQVLARFGHALSDPTRARLLLALREGPAYPADLADLLGVTRQNLSNHLACLRGCGLVVAVPEGRRSRYELADARLSHAIGDLLGVVLAVDPAVCPADEVDC; this is encoded by the coding sequence ATGACCGGCACCGCCGCCGCCACGCACGGGCAGGTGCTCGCCCGCTTCGGGCACGCCCTCTCCGACCCGACCCGGGCTCGGCTGCTGCTGGCGCTGCGTGAGGGGCCCGCCTACCCGGCCGACCTCGCCGACCTGCTCGGGGTGACCCGGCAGAACCTCTCCAACCACCTCGCCTGCCTGCGCGGATGCGGCCTCGTCGTCGCCGTCCCCGAGGGCCGCCGCTCCCGCTACGAGCTCGCCGACGCCCGGCTCTCCCACGCCATCGGCGACCTGCTCGGCGTGGTGCTCGCCGTCGATCCGGCAGTCTGCCCTGCCGACGAGGTGGACTGTTGA
- a CDS encoding cation diffusion facilitator family transporter — MSEKHSEHDHDHGGGAHAHGVNPDADRRWLTIALALILGFMAVEVTVGVIAQSLALISDAAHMLTDAVSIILALIAIRLAARPARGTYTYGLKRAEILSAQANGLSLLLLGGWLAYEAITRLFAPPEVAGGLVLATALAGIVVNIGAAWALSRANRSSLNVEGAFQHILNDLYAFIATAVAGAVMLFTGFARADAIASLIVVALMVTAGIGLLRDSGRILLEAAPAGIDPDAIADELLSQPHVVEVHDLHIWVITSNQPALSAHVLVEPGADCHAVRVDLQTLLSTGHHLNHATLQVDHADDDLHQISSRDALSGHCADPHGPVHRSSPHRH; from the coding sequence ATGAGCGAGAAGCACAGCGAGCACGACCACGACCACGGCGGTGGGGCGCACGCGCACGGCGTCAACCCCGACGCCGACCGGCGCTGGCTGACGATCGCGCTGGCCCTGATCCTCGGCTTCATGGCCGTCGAGGTCACCGTCGGCGTCATCGCGCAGTCGCTGGCCCTCATCTCCGACGCCGCGCACATGCTCACCGACGCCGTCTCGATCATCCTGGCCCTGATCGCGATCCGGCTCGCCGCGCGGCCCGCCCGCGGCACCTACACCTATGGGCTCAAGCGGGCCGAGATCCTCTCCGCCCAGGCCAACGGGCTGAGCCTGCTGCTGCTCGGCGGCTGGCTCGCCTACGAGGCGATCACCCGGCTCTTCGCTCCGCCCGAGGTCGCCGGCGGCCTGGTGCTCGCCACCGCGCTCGCCGGGATCGTCGTCAACATCGGCGCCGCCTGGGCGCTGAGCCGGGCCAACCGGAGCAGCCTCAACGTCGAGGGCGCCTTCCAGCACATCCTCAACGACCTCTACGCCTTCATCGCCACCGCGGTCGCCGGTGCGGTCATGCTCTTCACCGGCTTCGCCCGGGCCGACGCGATCGCCTCGCTCATCGTCGTCGCGCTCATGGTCACGGCCGGCATCGGACTGCTGCGCGACTCCGGCCGGATCCTGCTGGAGGCCGCACCCGCCGGGATCGACCCCGACGCGATCGCCGACGAGCTGCTCTCCCAGCCGCACGTCGTGGAGGTCCACGACCTGCACATCTGGGTCATCACCTCCAACCAGCCCGCGCTCTCCGCACACGTGCTCGTCGAACCCGGCGCCGACTGCCACGCCGTGCGGGTCGACCTGCAGACCCTGCTCAGCACCGGCCACCACCTCAACCACGCCACCCTGCAGGTCGATCACGCCGACGACGACCTGCACCAGATCTCGTCCCGCGACGCCCTGAGCGGCCACTGCGCCGACCCGCACGGACCCGTCCACCGGAGCAGCCCGCACCGGCACTGA
- a CDS encoding SigE family RNA polymerase sigma factor, whose protein sequence is MTRSDEDEFHAYVAVRMDRWRRTAYLLSRDWHTADDLVAVTIGKIYRHWKRVSQADNPDAYAQRILTRSWLDEQRRPWRRRENSQARLPETELPPTDDISDRDSLDQLLASLGPRQRAVVVLRYYLDHSVEETAEILGISTGTVKSQSARGLQTLRIAATEQGA, encoded by the coding sequence GTGACGAGGTCCGATGAGGACGAGTTCCATGCCTACGTCGCGGTTCGGATGGACCGGTGGCGCCGGACCGCCTATCTGCTCAGCCGCGACTGGCATACCGCCGACGACCTGGTCGCGGTCACCATCGGAAAGATCTATCGGCACTGGAAGCGGGTCTCCCAGGCCGACAACCCCGACGCCTACGCCCAGCGCATCCTCACCCGGTCCTGGCTCGACGAGCAGCGCCGACCGTGGCGGCGGCGGGAGAACAGCCAGGCCCGACTACCGGAGACGGAGCTGCCGCCCACCGATGACATCAGCGATCGCGACAGCCTCGATCAGCTGCTCGCCTCGCTCGGGCCACGGCAGCGGGCCGTGGTCGTGCTGCGCTACTACCTCGATCACTCGGTCGAGGAGACCGCCGAGATCCTCGGCATCTCGACCGGCACCGTGAAGAGCCAATCCGCGCGCGGTCTGCAGACCCTCCGCATCGCCGCGACCGAGCAGGGGGCATGA
- a CDS encoding class I SAM-dependent methyltransferase, which yields MTHQHGHHGQHAHDEQIVYTQEFWDERYRSADRIWSGNPNPHLVTTVTGLTPGTALDVGCGEGADAIWLAAAGWQVTAFDVSAVALERAARQAVEAGTETADRITWQRTDLLTWEPGEEQYDLVSAQFIHLPQAELAKLHRQLAAAVRPGGTLLIVGHHPSDLETSMGRPRLPELMFTAEDAAVRLDQDEWKVVAADSRSRETVDPDGQPVTISDAVLHAVRR from the coding sequence ATGACCCATCAGCACGGACACCACGGACAGCACGCTCACGACGAGCAGATCGTCTACACACAGGAGTTCTGGGACGAGCGTTACCGCAGCGCCGACCGGATCTGGAGCGGCAACCCCAACCCGCACCTCGTCACCACCGTCACCGGCCTCACGCCGGGCACCGCGCTCGATGTCGGCTGCGGCGAGGGCGCCGACGCCATCTGGCTCGCCGCCGCCGGGTGGCAGGTCACGGCGTTCGACGTGTCGGCGGTCGCGCTGGAGCGAGCCGCTCGGCAGGCCGTCGAGGCGGGCACCGAGACCGCGGACCGGATCACCTGGCAGCGCACCGACCTCCTCACCTGGGAGCCGGGCGAGGAACAGTACGACCTGGTCTCGGCCCAGTTCATCCACCTGCCCCAGGCGGAGCTCGCGAAGCTGCACCGGCAGCTCGCCGCAGCCGTACGCCCCGGCGGGACGCTGCTCATCGTCGGCCACCACCCGTCGGACCTGGAGACGTCGATGGGTCGGCCGCGGCTGCCGGAGCTGATGTTCACCGCCGAGGATGCAGCGGTGCGGCTCGACCAGGACGAGTGGAAGGTCGTCGCCGCCGACTCCCGCTCCCGCGAGACCGTGGACCCCGACGGGCAGCCGGTCACGATCAGCGACGCCGTGCTGCACGCCGTGCGCCGCTAG
- a CDS encoding NUDIX domain-containing protein, whose amino-acid sequence MTQLAAVDVFLILRAADGRVLFGRRAAHLYAGGQWNLPAGKVERDEDVVSAVCREALEEVGVTLTPADLRAVGVVHTRGSDVPRVGFAFAADYDPARHGVAHNAEPTKCDGVTWADPVAPPQPLETYNTAVLGLLTTGTAPVALHAWETD is encoded by the coding sequence ATGACCCAGCTCGCGGCGGTCGATGTCTTCCTGATCCTGCGCGCCGCCGACGGCCGGGTGCTCTTCGGCCGCCGCGCCGCCCACCTCTACGCGGGCGGCCAGTGGAACCTGCCGGCCGGCAAGGTCGAGCGTGACGAGGATGTCGTCTCCGCCGTGTGCCGGGAGGCGCTGGAGGAGGTCGGCGTGACGCTCACCCCGGCCGACCTGCGCGCGGTCGGTGTTGTGCACACCCGGGGCAGCGACGTGCCGAGGGTCGGCTTCGCGTTCGCCGCCGACTACGACCCGGCCCGCCACGGGGTGGCCCACAATGCCGAGCCGACCAAGTGCGACGGCGTGACCTGGGCAGACCCGGTCGCGCCGCCGCAGCCGCTGGAGACTTACAACACCGCCGTGCTGGGCCTGCTCACCACGGGCACCGCCCCGGTGGCCCTGCACGCCTGGGAGACCGACTAG